From the genome of Geothrix sp. 21YS21S-4, one region includes:
- a CDS encoding thioesterase family protein, producing the protein MFETTLYAGWGDMDFNGHMRNTAYLDKAGDTRMRFFETHGFPVSEFSRLRLGPVVMKDEVEYLREIGLMESFRVTLAVAGQSADGSRFLLRNEFFKADGRPAARLFTRGGWLDLAARKLVAPPAALVEAMDAMGRTEDFQHLPSRT; encoded by the coding sequence ATGTTCGAAACCACCCTCTACGCCGGCTGGGGTGACATGGACTTCAACGGCCACATGCGGAACACCGCCTACCTGGACAAGGCCGGGGACACACGGATGCGGTTCTTCGAGACGCACGGGTTCCCCGTGTCGGAGTTCTCGCGGCTGCGCCTCGGCCCCGTCGTGATGAAGGACGAGGTCGAATACCTCCGCGAGATCGGGCTGATGGAATCCTTCCGCGTCACCCTGGCGGTGGCGGGCCAGTCGGCGGACGGCAGCCGCTTCCTCCTGCGGAACGAGTTTTTCAAGGCCGACGGCCGGCCCGCGGCGCGCCTGTTCACGCGCGGCGGCTGGCTGGACCTGGCCGCCCGGAAGCTGGTGGCGCCCCCCGCCGCCCTGGTGGAGGCCATGGACGCCATGGGCCGCACCGAAGATTTCCAGCACCTCCCCTCGCGCACCTGA